AAGGGGAAGCGGGGGGAATTACTCAGCATATCGGTGCTTATAAAGTAAAAACGCCCAAAGGCGAGATAACATTTTTGGATACTCCCGGCCATGAAGCTTTTACTGCAATGCGTTCAAGAGGCGCACAGGCTACGGATATTGTTGTTTTGGTTGTTTCTGCGGCAGACGGGGTTATGCCCCAAACAGTTGAAGCTATTGACCATGCCCGCGCGGCCGGTGTCCCAATCATTGTAGCGATAAATAAAGTTGATATTCCTACCGCAAATCCGCAGCAGACAAGACAGGAACTCAGCAAATATAATTTGATATCGGAAGATTGGGGCGGAGATACGATTATGGTGGAAGTTTCCGCTAAGATGGGGACAAATGTTGAACGGCTTTTAGAAATGATACTTATTAAAGCTGAAATGATGGAACTAAAAGCAAACCCTGATACGCTTGCAAAAGGCGTTGTTGTTGAAGCAAAGCTTGATCAAAAAAAAGGAGCTGTAGCGACGGTCCTTATTAAAAAAGGTAAACTGCATATCGGAGACAATTTTGTTGTAGGACAAACTTACGGCAAAGTTCGCGCGATGACTAACGATTTAGGCCAACGTATTAATGAAGCAGGGCCTAGCGTACCTGTGGAAATATTAGGATTTAGCTGGACACCCCAATCAGGCGATCGCCTGGTTGTAGTTGAACAGGAATATCAGGCTCGTGAAATCGCTGAAGCCCGCCGGGGAAAAATACGTGAAGATGCGCTAAAGCCCAGACACCATTTATCGTTAGAAGATATATCAGCCGGTAAAGGCAAAGATCTGCGCGTAATTTTGAAAGCTGATGTCCAAGGGTCTTTAGGAGCTCTTTCAGATTCTTTGGAAAAACTTTCCACAAATGAAATAAATCTTAAAATAATTCACAGAGGTATAGGTTCAATTAAAGAGTCCGATGTTTCGCTTGCCGCGGCTTCTGATGCTCTGATTATAGGTTTTAATATAGTCCCTGATTCTTTGGTTGAAAAATTAGCTGAAAAAGAAGGCGTGAGCATAAGGGTATATCGGATAATCTATGACCTAATTAACGATGTAACAAAGGCAATGGAAGGGCTTCTTGAACCTCAAATTAAAGAAAAAAGCATCGGAAAAGCACAGGTTAAACAGGTTTTTAAAGTCTCTAAGATAGGAACAATTTCGGGTTCTATGGTCACAGAAGGAAAAGTGGTCCGCGGAGCTAAAGTGCGCCTTTTAAGAGATAATGTAATCGTATACCAGGGACAAATTATTTCTTTAAGAAGGTTTAAAGATGACGTTAAGGAAGTGGAAAAAGGCTTTGAATGCGGTATAGGACTTGAAAATTTTTCGGACATTAAATCCGGCGATATAGTAGAAGCTTTCACCGAAGAAAAAATCGCAAGAAAACTTTAGTTATTTGAAAATATTGAATTCAAAGAATTTAATTATATGTTAAGTTATAAAAGATCAGTTAGAATTGCGGAGCTCATACAAAAAGAAATTGCAAAAATTATGCAGGAGCTTAAAAATCCTGAAATTGGTTTTGTTACGATTACAGGAGTAAAACTGACTGACGATCTTCTTGATGCCAGAGCCTACTATTCGGTAATGGGAAGTCAGGAAGAAATTGAAAAAACGAAGGCAATAATTACGGATTCAATCCAAGAGATACGCCATCAGCTTGCTTTGCGTTTAAATTTGCGCCGAACACCCACCTTAATATTTTCTTATGATGATACTCCGGAAAAAGCCGCCCATGTGTTTGAATTGCTCGAAAAAATAAAAGAGGAAGACTCAGAACCTGAAACAAAGAAAAGCAATTCGTGTCCCCGAATAAAAAAGAAATAATGGATAAACATACCAGAAAATTAAGCCAAATTCTAAGCTCTATAAAAAAGTGCAAAACTTTTTTTATTGCAGGGCATACCAAGCCTGACGGGGATACAATCGGGGCAAGCATAGCTCTGGCATCCCTTCTTAAAAGGCTGGGTAAAAAAGCAGAAATTTACTCAAAAGAAGAAGTTCCTTATTATTTAAAATTTTTAAAAGGTTCTGAAAATATAAAAGCTGCAAATAAAGTAAATAAGAAATTTGACTGCGCCATAATACTTGAATGTTCGGACCTCAAGCGCATGGGCAACATAATAAACAAAAAACAAGCGGAAATATTCATCAATATTGATCATCACAGGGTTTTCAATAATTTTGGAAATATAAACTATATTGACCCAAAAGCTTCATCCAGCGCGGAGCAGATATACGGTTTATTCAGATATCTTAAAA
The Elusimicrobiota bacterium DNA segment above includes these coding regions:
- the infB gene encoding translation initiation factor IF-2, producing the protein MVPKKKKSTSKKSAAKVSKPAKVKAVQPKLEKVLKPKAEKAAPSVKKKIEKAPKIVKKAEEKLPKIAKKVKEEKIKEILKAHPPVKEEKKIEAKIEKKPLHVKHAAPVIPPKAEVKPEIKEKKAPEAIPKAPAEPEKAPQEVPAKTAPVKEAPAFKGEIKINELVTVRALSEKINVKPGDILKKLMSMGSLGTINQRLDIDTATLLAGEFGYQVKFDSLYTEEALEEEKEDPAKLKPRSPVVTIMGHVDHGKTSLLDYIRKSRVAEGEAGGITQHIGAYKVKTPKGEITFLDTPGHEAFTAMRSRGAQATDIVVLVVSAADGVMPQTVEAIDHARAAGVPIIVAINKVDIPTANPQQTRQELSKYNLISEDWGGDTIMVEVSAKMGTNVERLLEMILIKAEMMELKANPDTLAKGVVVEAKLDQKKGAVATVLIKKGKLHIGDNFVVGQTYGKVRAMTNDLGQRINEAGPSVPVEILGFSWTPQSGDRLVVVEQEYQAREIAEARRGKIREDALKPRHHLSLEDISAGKGKDLRVILKADVQGSLGALSDSLEKLSTNEINLKIIHRGIGSIKESDVSLAAASDALIIGFNIVPDSLVEKLAEKEGVSIRVYRIIYDLINDVTKAMEGLLEPQIKEKSIGKAQVKQVFKVSKIGTISGSMVTEGKVVRGAKVRLLRDNVIVYQGQIISLRRFKDDVKEVEKGFECGIGLENFSDIKSGDIVEAFTEEKIARKL
- the rbfA gene encoding 30S ribosome-binding factor RbfA is translated as MLSYKRSVRIAELIQKEIAKIMQELKNPEIGFVTITGVKLTDDLLDARAYYSVMGSQEEIEKTKAIITDSIQEIRHQLALRLNLRRTPTLIFSYDDTPEKAAHVFELLEKIKEEDSEPETKKSNSCPRIKKK